The window CCTCTTCCGGGGAGAGCATGGCCAACAGAAACGAGATAGAGACCCTCATCTTCTATGTTCTCGGCGATACTAACAGGCAACTCTTTGTCAAGTCCGGATTCGAAGGTGTTCCGGAAGACAAGCGGGTTTCTGCGCTCCGCGGGCTTCAAGACCTCGGCTGGATCGGTCATGGCGGTTTCGCGGATTTTGGGGAGAGTTACTCGCTGACCAAAGAAGGACGCAGGATAGCCTCTGAGCATCCGGAGACGAAGGACTTCGACCCCAACGTTCGAGAGCACATCGAGGCGTTGCGCCTTGTGGACGGGGAGTCGAACGGAGCAAGAAAGGACGGATTGAAGAGGCTCATCACAATCGAGTGCGAGCACGGTAACTGGGACTCCGCGCTTGTCAATTGCTTTGAACTCAAGAAGCTCGCTGAGAAATCCAAGGATACCGAATCAATTGCATTCTCTCAGTATTATCAAGGACAAGTGGAAATCTCCCAAAACAAATGGGAAGACGCTCTTGAATCCTACCTTAGCGCGATTGAGAGATACATGGAAACAGGCGACAGAAAGGGAGTCGCCACTGTGAACAGGGCAATGGGAGTCGTCTACGGCAACAAGGGAGATTACGCATCTGCAATCCGGTGCTTTGAGAGCAGCGTCGCGATGGCGAAAGCGATAGATGACAAAGCACTAGCCGCCAAGGCGGAGGCGAATCTCGCGATCATCTACGATCTGGAAGGCAGATACGATGAATCAGAGAGAGCTAGCAGGGACTCACTAGCGTATTTCCTCGAAATCGGTGATACTTCCAACGCGTCCAGAATAGCGATCAACCTTGGCGTGCTCTGCATTTCCAAAGAGAGATTCCAAGAGGCTGAAGAGTATTTCGAAAAGACGATAAGATCTACGAGGACTATCAAGAACAAGGATGTCCTGGGAATCGCTCTCGTCAATGCAGGATACTGCTGTGCAAGGATTGGAGACGTTGGGAAATCGATTGTCTTCACAGATGAAGCGGTTGCGATATTCAGAGAACCGAACAACCAGAACATGCTTGCGTTTGCCTATCGGAACTATGCCAGCATCGAGCTACGGAGCAAGAATCTCCGCGCTGCATTCGACTGGTTC of the Candidatus Thermoplasmatota archaeon genome contains:
- a CDS encoding tetratricopeptide repeat protein; amino-acid sequence: MANRNEIETLIFYVLGDTNRQLFVKSGFEGVPEDKRVSALRGLQDLGWIGHGGFADFGESYSLTKEGRRIASEHPETKDFDPNVREHIEALRLVDGESNGARKDGLKRLITIECEHGNWDSALVNCFELKKLAEKSKDTESIAFSQYYQGQVEISQNKWEDALESYLSAIERYMETGDRKGVATVNRAMGVVYGNKGDYASAIRCFESSVAMAKAIDDKALAAKAEANLAIIYDLEGRYDESERASRDSLAYFLEIGDTSNASRIAINLGVLCISKERFQEAEEYFEKTIRSTRTIKNKDVLGIALVNAGYCCARIGDVGKSIVFTDEAVAIFREPNNQNMLAFAYRNYASIELRSKNLRAAFDWFEKSVRSARTSGVEDTVAACCYDYGMALITTLTDIRLARKLLRKASSIYKDVGQMERARAVDAKLAAI